In Penaeus vannamei isolate JL-2024 chromosome 24, ASM4276789v1, whole genome shotgun sequence, the genomic stretch TATCGGGTCTTCACTAAGTGGTTGTTGCTCTATCGGGTCTTTTGTCAAGTGGTTGTTTCTCTATTGGGTCTTTTGTCAAGTGGTTGTTGCTCTATAGAATCTTCGCTAAGTGGTTGTCGCTCTATCGGGTCTTTTGTCAAGTGGTTGTCGCTCTATCGGGTCTTTTGTCAAGTGGTTGTTTCTCTATCGGGTCTTTTGCCAAGTGGTTGTCGCTCTATCGGGTCTTTTGTCAAGTGGTTGTCGCTCTATCGGGTCTTTTGTCAAGTGGTTGTTGCTCTATCGGGTCTTCACTAAGTGGTTGTTGCTCTATCGGGTCTTTGTAAAGTGGTTGTTGCTCTATCGAATCTTCGCCAAATGGTTGTTGCTCTATAGAATCTTCGCCAAGTGGTTGTCGCTCTATAGAATCTTCGCCAAGTGGTTGTTGCTCTATAGAATCTTCGCTAAGTGGTTGTTGCTCTATAGAATCTTCGCCAAGTGGTTGTTGCTCTATATAATCTTCGCCAAATGCTTGTTGCTCTATAGAATCTTCGCCAAATGGTTGTTGCTCTATCTGATCTTTGCTCTTTCTGTCACTCGCACATGCATGCGATGTAGGCATGTGTATAGATAAGATATCGCTATCGtatgaatgtctgtctgtatctgtgtctatgtgcatctatatctgtatctatcttgcTGTGGaattctataactatctatccacATTTTTATCCACTTGtgcatatgtctatttatttttacacttttatacctatatctgtatctacatctatgtttacatttatacaaTCATTAATCTAAATGTATATCTCTATTCATacgatctgtatctatctatatatatcgttctatatctatccatatctatatatattcatatctatatattcatctatatctgtctatccatctatctttatataaagctatgcacacaaacacacccacacatgcacgcactggATATAGAAATTCCTgcgaccctccccacccacccctcttttcccctcccacctcccccttcccctccccaccctctcccctccccacctcccctcccttcccttcccctacctcatacctcccttccccacctccacctccttcccctcccacctccccacccacctccacctccgcttcccctcccttcccctcccctcccccccacgcacacagtTGGCCAGAGGAGCGTCGGTCAGACCCAGCGCTCCGTCGGGACGCCCCGGCCGCTCTCGGAATACCAAAAGCAGCGGGTGAAGCTCGCGATCCACCGCATGCACTCCGCTTGGTTACCTAACTCTGCTTGCCAAGgtcatacgtacatacgcacgcaccgggtgagatctcgctctctctctctctctctctctctttctttctctttttcgttttttttttgtcgtttttttctttctctctttctgtttgtctctgcctgtctttcttcttttttcttctctctttctctctctctctttctcttttttcgttcattcactctgctctctctctcctctctctctctctctctctctctctctctctctctctctctctctctctctctctctctctctctctcactctctctctttatctccctctctctttatctatttgtttctcctttcttctcttcttatcctcaccattatctaGATTGTAAAAGTCTGCACTGGAGGAGAaagtcttttttcttcctttgtttacttttttgtttgagCTTGATTGcagttgtgtatttatatgcgtttgtttgtatgcatgtttgtttgtttatgtgtgtgtgtttgtgtatttctgtgtgtgtttgtatggttgtctgtgtgtggtagtttgtatggctgtgtgtgtgtgtatgtgtgtgttcgtttatttctgtgtgcgtttgtgtttgtatgtatgtgtgtttgcaaatttctgtgtgtgtgggtgtttgtgtttgtatatttctgtgtgtgtgtgtgtgtttgtgtttgtatatgtgtgtgtgtgtgtgtgtgtttgtgcttccgtgcgtgcgtgcgtgcatacttGTACATGAAAGTGTGCGTTGATTAAATCATTCTCGGAATTAACAACAGGAAACCGATGTGAGAACACCTTCAACACAACTCAGACCTGACAATTACACAGGTAAGGCTCCGTCTCTATGACAAGCAAGAAGTCAAAgacgaaaagtaaaagaaaaaaagtagaaaaaagtaaaaaaaaaaaaaaaaagtaaaaaaagccaaaaaagtaaaaaaagaaaaagtcaaagaCGACAGACGATAGGGTAGTGAtacttggggtgggggtgggggtgggaggggggcgtggtTTGAGATGAGTCATTGGCCTCCGATTTGCTGAATGGGTTGTTAAATAACTTCTCCGATGCATTTGGTTGCATGTTTGCAAATCACTATAAAAGGCCCACACAAGCTGTTGCAAATTGTATGATGGTATCGATCCGCTGTGTGTGCAATGTAtgcaataagaaaagaaggatatgatggagacggagagagtgagggtaagaaagagagagagagagagagagagagagagagtgatggtaagaaagagagagagggggagagagaatgagggtaagagagaaaggagagaggagaaagaaggaaaaggaaaaggagaggaaaaaagaatgaggagagagagagtgagagaaagagggagggagagggagagagagagaaaaaaaaaaaagaaagagagagaggaaaggagaggaaaaaagaatgaggaaaaggagagagagagagagaaagagagagagagagagagagagagaaagagacagagacagagagagagacagacagacagacagacagagagagagattcttgtacatctatcaatttctttctatctgtttatctatccgcaATCGTTTTTATATTTAGTTATTGCATATTTCAATTACGGCTTCATAAATGCAACAGGAATCATGATTTATAATCTAATTTCTGCATTTACGATCTGAAAATGATTATTGACAAGGACGACGTtatcaataattacgataatgataaaaaaaagtgttatccgttataaaaataaaatcattctcTTGGttttaatagtgaaaataatgatgaatttcTTATTGTATAGTTCAAATGGGTGatgaaatgataacagtgatcatggtgatgataatggttgaaaataatgatgatttactaGTTAGTTCGAATAGGTAATGAgaagatgtaatgatgatgatgatgatggtgatggtaataggatatgataaggaaaagaatTCACTATAGATTTATGCGTTAGTGTAGCGATAGTGAAGACCCAgtcaaggtgatgataatgatggtgaagacagGATTCTTGGCGTcagtgtgtgtggggtggagggtgggggagctgaagagggaggggaggggaggtggggaggagagcgagggataaaggggggaggagaagaagggtgaaggaagaagggggaggataaagaaggagggatgggggggaaggggagggaaggagaagggggagaaggatgaagagagtggggggagggaggctgtcgagaggagtagaaggagaaggggggataaggagaaggaattaGGGGAGTAGGatgaagtggggggaaggaggagtagggggggggtgaagtgggaggaaggaggaggaggaaagggggcaaggggaaggaggggggaaggaggagggaaagaggggggaaggaggaggaggggggtaaggtgaagcgggggggggaggagaaggaggaggagagggagatgggggggatggggggggagcaGGACATCAGGTAACCAGAGTCAGCCAACCACAAGTATGCTGCAGGTCGTGTTCGATGTGGTGACTGCGCTGTGGCCAAGGGTGTTGCCGCTCCTTGCGTGTGGTGAGGATGTGGTGAATCTTATGGTGATGAACGATTGGGCTCCCTGATGATGGTGTCTGCTGGTGATGGTGGCGAAGATGATGACGGTCGGATTCTTCAGTCATGCTTGTCGctcttgtctctcgttctctggctctctctttctctcctgctcacttTCCTCgtatgtctctctttatttctttcttgcttattttctccatccttctctctgtgtgtgtctctttctatctctctctctctctctctctttctctgtctgtctctctttctttcttgtttattttctccatccttctgtgtgtgtgtctctttctatctctctctctctttctttctctgtctgtctctctttctttctctctctctctctctctctcgttctctggctctctctttctctcttactcatttttctcctcctatctctccctctctctctctctctctctctctctctctctctctctctctctctctctctctctctcactcactctctctctctctctctctgctctctctctctctctctctctctctctctctctctctctctttctctctctctccccgtactctcgctctctcctgggctctctctttctctcatactcactttcctcctctctatccctctctctctctctctctctctctctctctctctctctctctctctctctctctctctctctctctctctctctctctctctctctctctctctctctctctcattctctctcgttctctggctctctttctcctcttactttctcactttcctcctcctatctctctccctctctctctctctctctctctctctctctctctctctctctctctctctctctctctctctctctctctctctctctctctctctctctctctcgttctctcgctctccctgctTTGTGCCAGGATGCGTTTGGTaaccttatacacacacaaaggcgaAGTTATTCATGCATGaggaaatttatgcatatatgcatatgcacacacgcacgcatacacaaacgcacacgcacaagcaaacaagcaagatacaaaaaaaaggaaggaagaaagaaaaaagacaaaaaaaagacgcaCAAATAAATTAACTTATTCTCTCTTagtcacaaactcactcactcacatgtatTTACTCACTCAtgcattcactcacccactcgctcacTAACTCAGAGTCAGTCACTCAGACAGTCAATCAGTCCAGTCAAACAATCTGATTGTCAGTTCGTCagttagtcagccagtctgtcaaTCATTtaaccagtcagtcagtcagccaaatagctagtcagtcagccagtctctcatttactcactcacgcacacggacgcacacacacttacacacttaaacacaaacacgcactctaTCACAGTTACACACTAACTGCAGGATAGTAACCTTTCACTTGTTCCTCCATTCacaaatgtttattattattatttcttttcacatatcatctatttcttcctttctttttgtcttcaaaTGTATTCCATCGACATTCACTCCTTTAGAGTACTTACATTTGTACATATTGTTTTTCAGTTTCTTTCCAGATGTTCTGTAAATGTTAACagggcatatttttttttttttttttttttttttaattattattttttttttgtcagggtTTGTTATCTTTTA encodes the following:
- the LOC138866172 gene encoding variable charge X-linked protein 3B-like produces the protein MPTSHACASDRKSKDQIEQQPFGEDSIEQQAFGEDYIEQQPLGEDSIEQQPLSEDSIEQQPLGEDSIERQPLGEDSIEQQPFGEDSIEQQPLYKDPIEQQPLSEDPIEQQPLDKRPDRATTT